From the Ammoniphilus sp. CFH 90114 genome, the window TAAAGACGAGTCTGACATTCTCAAAGGTATAGCCATTGTATGGCGAAGGAGTATTGTAAGTAATCACCCCATTAACGGAATCGCGTACCGGTGCGGTGAATACCTCTCCATCCGGAATGTTGAGATTGCCAGCACATTTAATAGCTGGAATGTTCTTAATGGAGAAGCGAAGATCAGTTCCCTCGCCTTTGACATGTACTTCATCCGTTTGGTTCATAAGATTAACGAGGCCGTCCATGGCTTCTGACATCTTGCTGTAATCCAGATTGCATACTTGGAAGTAGAAGTCTTCAAATGCTTCTGTGCTTGTATTGGCTAATTGAGCCATCGAAGAATTAGGATAACGGAGTACAACCCACTTCGTATGGGGGACGCGGATATCGTTCACAGGACGGGTTACTAAGCTGTTGTAACGTTTGATCTTGTCAGACGGGACATCTGCGTATTCATTGATGTTGGCATCGGCACGAATTCCGATGTAGGCATCCATCTGCTTCATACGATAGATCTCTAAGTCTGCTTGAAGAGTGAGTTGTTCATCTGATGCCCCGAGCATAATTTCCCGTACAACTTGAGGATTGGTAATCTGAACGTATGGGAATCCTCCAGCCGCATACACTTCCTTGACTACGAGACGAAGCAAGTCTGTAGCCTCTCCACGCATTTCAATGAGAACCTTTTCCCCTGGTTGAATCTGTGTAGAATATTGAATAAGGTTTTTAGCCAGTTGCGATAATCGTGGATCTTTCATGATTTTCCCCCTGATTTGATTTTTTTTAATATCCCATTCTTCGTTTTTATTATTTATATTAACTTTTTTATACGAAAAAACCAATCCTTCTCGAAGGAGCAATTATTGCGATTATCTTTTGAAAATTCGGTTTGATATTTCCACTTCCTGGCTATACTAAGCTTAGAAGTAACCTTCTAAGGAGGCAAACAGAAGATGGAACAGGCAAATCGTTATTTTAATGAAGATAACTTACCTATTTTTTCTATAAGTGTTGGGCAAACTTTTAAACCCTATGTCTGGAAAGCTAGCCATGACATGGATTTTCGATCGGAGTGCCTATATTGCGACTCTGAAACGTTAAAAGGATACACAGTGGAGGATGAGCACGGAAATCTAGGAAGAATTGCAACATGCCCTCATTGTGATCGTGTAAACGCAAAATATTAAATACTAGTCTAAAAAGACCTCTTCGTGTAGAATGATAGGAGATTTGTGAGGAGGTCTTTTGTCTATGTATTACTGGTGGAGATGGCTGCCAGCTCTAGGATGGATGGGGGTCATTTTTTTTCTTTCAGCAAGAACAGGCAGTGAGCTTCAAGGGATGTTCCCATTTTTTAAGAGCTTCAACTTCGGTCACGTAGTGGCTTATTTTATTTTATCCTTGACGTTTTATTGGGCTTTGCTTCCCCTTCAGATGAAACTCAAGTGGGATATTCGGTTCATCGCTATTGTCCTGTGCTTCTTTTATGGCATAAGTGATGAGTGGCATCAGTCCTTTACACCCGGAAGAATGCCCGACCTATTGGATATCGTTAACGATGTAGTGGGAGCTACTCTCGCCATGATAGGGATCACCTATGTGAATAAGGTGCTCAAGAAGTAGAGATAGCCTAGCCCATTTTAATTCTATCGATTTTGTGACAACCGGACAATAATACCACTACACGTATATACTCTCCTCCACTTCCTATGATTTAATCAATTATAGGGGGAATGAAAAGTATTTTTAGGGGAGGTATGTTTCATGGATGCACAGACGATTACAATGGCTGGCCTAATAGCTTCAATGGCCATTCCCGTTTTTCTTATTACCTTGTTATTTATAAAAGCAAGAAAAAAGTCTAGCCAGAACTAAACTGACCCTACTTGGGTCAGTTTTTTTGTTTGGTAAAAGTCTATAAAGGGCAAATTAGGAAAAAGGAGTGGTGAACCATGAGAAAAACTAGACCTCTTTTTTCCCTTTTTACCCTATTTCTTTCTTTGCTTCTAGTGAGCACACAGGGAACATCGGTTACAACAGGGAGTATGACTAGAGAACAGCAAGAAAAACAGCATCTCATTGTTGGAACGATTGGCTCTCCAACCATTTTCAATCCTTATTTTTCAGCAGATGGATCTAGTGGTCAAGTGGAAGCATTGCTTTATAACGGGCTTGTTCGATATGATCCAAATTTAAATCCTGTTCCAGACTTAAGCGAACGCTGGGAAGTATCGGCGGATGGCTATCATTGGACCTTTCACTTGAAAAAAGGAGTAAAGTTCCATGATGGTGTGGAGGTTACTTCAAGAGATGTCGTTTTTTCCTATAATATTCCAAGAAGTGAGGGCTACACCGGCCCGAGAGCTTCGGATTTTGAAAAAATAAAAGACATTCAGGCACTTGACCCCTATACTGTTCATTTTACTTTAAAGGAACCTTATGCCCCTTTTCTTAGTACTTGTGTCTATGCGGTACTTCCATCTCATCTTCTTGAGAAGGTGGCTGTTGAAAAATTAGCCGAACTGCCTTTTAATACAAAAGAACCGGTTGGAACAGGGCCATATCGTTTTGTAACCTGGAAGGATGGCCAGTATGTTCAATTAGAGGGAAATGAAGAATACTTTGATGGTGCGCCAAAAATTACATCGCTTTACTTTCGAATCATCCCGGATCAGAATGCCCAATTAATCCAATTGCAATCGGGAGGGATTGATGTGATGGGGATACCGCCGACTGATCTGGCAGTCGGAAGGCTTTTTGAGAACCAGGGTAAAGTAAAGCTTCATACCACTCCCTCCTTAGCTTATACCTATATTGGGTATAACCAGAAGCATCCGTTTTTTCAGGATGTGCGTGTGAGACAAGCTTTGACCTATGCTCTGAATCGACAGCAATTGGTGGACATTGTTCTTGAAGGGCAGGGACAGGTAGCACATACCCACGGAACGCCCTTAAGCTGGGCCTTTGAGAATGAAGTACCTCGGTTCTCCTATGATCCGGAAAAAGCGAAACAATTGCTTGCTGAAGCCGGTTGGAAAGATCATGATGGAGATGGCATCCTTGATAAGGATGGAGAAAAATTTTCCTTCGTTCTCCTTACCAATCAAGGCAATAAGCTCAGAGAAATGGTATCGCAAATCGTCCAGGAGCAGTGGGCTCGTATCGGTATTGAAGTGAAGCCTCGTATGATGGAGTGGAGTGCTTTCATCAATGACTATGTAGAAACAAAGAAATTTGATGCTGTCATCCTTGCCTGGTCAATCGGAGTTGATCCCGATCCTACTTCTATATGGCACAGCAAGGAGATTGATAAGGGCTTAAACTTTATTTCTTATCGTAATGAAATAGTAGATCAATTGCTTGAAGAGAATACAAGGCAAGTGGATAAAGGGAAGCGCAAAGAGGTACTGCAGGAATTCCAAAAAATTATTGCAGAAGAACAACCTTATACCTTCTTATATTATTCGAATGGCATCACGGCTTTTCCAACGAATCTGGACGGGATCGTGAACCACCCAGCAGGTGGACTGTATAATATACAACAATGGCGTTATCGATGAGAGCTCTCGAAATAGAGCTCTTTATTTTCTCTTCTAAACTTGTCCCCTAAAACATATGTTTTAGTTAGAAAGTCAAAAGTGGGGAGTAGTGAGAGAGTTGCAGATCTATATCATAAAACGCTTGCTGCAGGCGGTACCTCTGCTGCTGGGAATCACATTGATATCCTTTTTTCTTATGTATCTTGCTCCTGGTGGACCAACGGATCTCCTTATGGATCCGAAGATTAAGCCTGAAGATAGAGAACGGATGATGGCTGCTCTAGGACTTGATCAACCGGCGTGGACCCAGTATATGCGGTGGTTAGGCAACTTTGTGCAGGGAGACTTTGGAACTTCGTTTATCCGAAAAGTACCAGTAGCTGATTTGATTTTTGAACGCCTCCCCCAAACCTTACTGCTTATGGGGGCATCCTTCTTATTTGCAGCTGCTCTATCCATTCCCATAGGAATTTGGGCGGCTCGCCGCAAGAATACCTGGATCGATTACACCACTACCTTTTTTGCCTTTCTAGGACTAGCTACTCCAAACTTCTGGTTAGGAATCTTATTGATTATGAGCTTTTCAGTATACTTGAATCTTCTT encodes:
- a CDS encoding aminopeptidase codes for the protein MKDPRLSQLAKNLIQYSTQIQPGEKVLIEMRGEATDLLRLVVKEVYAAGGFPYVQITNPQVVREIMLGASDEQLTLQADLEIYRMKQMDAYIGIRADANINEYADVPSDKIKRYNSLVTRPVNDIRVPHTKWVVLRYPNSSMAQLANTSTEAFEDFYFQVCNLDYSKMSEAMDGLVNLMNQTDEVHVKGEGTDLRFSIKNIPAIKCAGNLNIPDGEVFTAPVRDSVNGVITYNTPSPYNGYTFENVRLVFKDGKIIEATANDTARINEIFDADEGARYIGEFAIGVNPYIQHPMKDILFDEKIDGSFHFTPGNCYDEAPNGNKSSVHWDLVNIQRPEYGGGEMWFDGRLIRKDGRFVIPELEALNPENLK
- a CDS encoding VanZ family protein, with translation MYYWWRWLPALGWMGVIFFLSARTGSELQGMFPFFKSFNFGHVVAYFILSLTFYWALLPLQMKLKWDIRFIAIVLCFFYGISDEWHQSFTPGRMPDLLDIVNDVVGATLAMIGITYVNKVLKK
- a CDS encoding peptide-binding protein produces the protein MRKTRPLFSLFTLFLSLLLVSTQGTSVTTGSMTREQQEKQHLIVGTIGSPTIFNPYFSADGSSGQVEALLYNGLVRYDPNLNPVPDLSERWEVSADGYHWTFHLKKGVKFHDGVEVTSRDVVFSYNIPRSEGYTGPRASDFEKIKDIQALDPYTVHFTLKEPYAPFLSTCVYAVLPSHLLEKVAVEKLAELPFNTKEPVGTGPYRFVTWKDGQYVQLEGNEEYFDGAPKITSLYFRIIPDQNAQLIQLQSGGIDVMGIPPTDLAVGRLFENQGKVKLHTTPSLAYTYIGYNQKHPFFQDVRVRQALTYALNRQQLVDIVLEGQGQVAHTHGTPLSWAFENEVPRFSYDPEKAKQLLAEAGWKDHDGDGILDKDGEKFSFVLLTNQGNKLREMVSQIVQEQWARIGIEVKPRMMEWSAFINDYVETKKFDAVILAWSIGVDPDPTSIWHSKEIDKGLNFISYRNEIVDQLLEENTRQVDKGKRKEVLQEFQKIIAEEQPYTFLYYSNGITAFPTNLDGIVNHPAGGLYNIQQWRYR
- a CDS encoding ABC transporter permease — protein: MQIYIIKRLLQAVPLLLGITLISFFLMYLAPGGPTDLLMDPKIKPEDRERMMAALGLDQPAWTQYMRWLGNFVQGDFGTSFIRKVPVADLIFERLPQTLLLMGASFLFAAALSIPIGIWAARRKNTWIDYTTTFFAFLGLATPNFWLGILLIMSFSVYLNLLPAGGIHEFMDGGGGVWDTLRHLVLPALTLGTADMAGLTRYTRASMLDVLSQQYMTTARSKGLREWIVIYKHGLRNGLIPIVTVFGLSLPAFFGGAVIVEKIFSYPGIGLLFLDAVFQRDYPVIMAITTISAILVVLGNLLADILYSLLNPRINYR